A DNA window from Oryzias latipes chromosome 5, ASM223467v1 contains the following coding sequences:
- the LOC101172973 gene encoding intermediate filament protein ON3, giving the protein MRKAMSTTGTTTTRRSYAMPVSSSTRSSFSFGGPQQNFSSMSLQRSGSYGLSSSQGMGSFNPTITAVHVNQSLLAPLNLEIDPNIQTVRTQEKEQIKSLNNRFATFIDKVRFLEQQNKMLETKWSLLQQQTTTRSNIDGMFEAYISNLRRQLDGLGNEKMKLEGELRNMQGLVEDFKTKYEDEINKRAASENEFVLLKKDVDAAYMNKVELEAKVDALQDEINFLRALYETELHELQSQIKDTSVIVEMDNSRHLDMDSIVAEVRAQYEDIAARSKAEAESWYQQKYQEMECSAGKYSDDLRTTKAEIADLNRMISRLQNEIEAVKGQRSNLEGQIAEAEERGELAVKDAKLRINDLEEALQRAKQDMARQVREYQELMNVKLALDIEIATYRKLLEGEENRLNNGGSKTTVHVQQTSGGYSQSSGGFGFGSGQSSGFGGGMGSHGGYGGSYGGSISKSSSSKSHSQRFY; this is encoded by the exons ATGAGAAAGGCAATGTCAACTACAGGCACCACCACCACTAGAAGGTCCTATGCCATGCCAGTCAGCTCTTCCACTAGAAGCAGCTTCTCTTTTGGTGGACCCCAACAAAATTTTAGCAGCATGTCCTTGCAAAGGTCAGGAAGTTATGGTCTGTCTTCAAGCCAAGGAATGGGTTCCTTCAATCCAACGATCACAGCCGTCCATGTCAACCAGAGCCTGCTGGCCCCTCTGAACCTGGAGATCGACCCCAATATCCAGACTGTCCGCACCCAGGAGAAGGAGCAGATCAAGTCCCTCAACAACCGCTTTGCGACTTTCATCGACAAG GTCCGTTTCCTGGAGCAGCAGAACAAGATGCTGGAGACCAAATGGAGCCTCCTGCAGCAACAGACCACCACTCGCTCCAACATCGATGGCATGTTCGAGGCCTACATCTCCAATCTCCGCCGACAACTTGACGGGCTGGGCAACGAGAAGATGAAGCTGGAGGGAGAGCTTAGGAACATGCAGGGCTTGGTCGAGGACTTCAAGACAAA GTACGAGGATGAAATCAACAAGCGTGCAGCTTCTGAAAATGAGTTTGTGCTCCTAAAGAAG GATGTTGATGCCGCCTACATGAACAAGGTGGAGCTGGAGGCTAAAGTTGATGCTCTTCAGGATGAAATCAATTTCCTCAGGGCTCTCTATGAAACT gaacTTCATGAATTGCAGAGCCAGATCAAGGACACATCAGTCATTGTTGAGATGGACAATTCTCGTCATCTCGACATGGACTCCATTGTGGCCGAAGTGCGCGCTCAGTATGAGGACATTGCTGCCCGCTCCAAGGCTGAAGCAGAATCCTGGTACCAACAGAag TATCAGGAGATGGAGTGCTCTGCTGGAAAGTACAGTGATGATCTGCGCACAACAAAAGCTGAGATCGCTGATCTTAACCGCATGATTTCCCGTCTTCAGAATGAGATTGAGGCAGTCAAGGGCCAG AGAAGCAACCTTGAGGGCCAGATTGCAGAGGCTGAGGAGCGCGGTGAGCTGGCAGTGAAGGATGCCAAGCTTCGCATCAATGATTTGGAGGAGGCTCTGCAGAGAGCCAAGCAGGACATGGCCCGCCAAGTGCGTGAATACCAGGAGCTGATGAATGTTAAGCTGGCTCTGGACATTGAAATCGCCACCTACAGAAAACTGCTGGAAGGAGAAGAGAACAG ACTGAACAACGGAGGCAGCAAAACCACCGTTCATGTGCAGCAAACATCTGGTG GATACTCCCAGTCCAGCGGCGGCTTTGGCTTTGGTAGCGGCCAATCTAGTGGATTTGGTGGAGGCATGGGCAGTCATGGCGGTTATGGTGGCAGTTATGGTGGCTCAATCTCCAAGTCCTCATCCTCCAAAAGCCACTCTCAGAGGTTCTATTAA